From Chryseobacterium shandongense, the proteins below share one genomic window:
- the nadD gene encoding nicotinate (nicotinamide) nucleotide adenylyltransferase, with product MKKVGLFFGSFNPIHIGHLILANYILEHTDMDELWFVVSPQNPFKEKKSLLKDHNRLDMVQLAVKNYPKMRASNVEFSLPQPSYTIDTLTYLHEKYSDYSFSLIMGEDNLQSLHKWKNSETLIKNHHIIVYPRMYDGEKKDPEYLQHENISLIEAPVIELSATEIRNMIKTGKNVRPMLPPEVFEYLDGSSFYK from the coding sequence ATGAAGAAAGTAGGTCTCTTTTTCGGCTCGTTCAATCCTATCCATATCGGGCATCTGATTCTTGCCAATTATATTCTGGAGCATACGGATATGGATGAACTCTGGTTTGTAGTAAGTCCGCAAAATCCATTTAAAGAAAAAAAATCTTTACTGAAAGATCATAACCGCCTGGACATGGTACAGCTCGCGGTAAAAAATTATCCGAAAATGCGTGCTTCTAATGTTGAATTTTCTTTACCTCAGCCAAGCTACACGATAGACACCCTAACCTATCTCCATGAAAAATATTCTGATTATTCTTTCAGCCTGATTATGGGCGAAGATAATCTACAAAGCCTTCACAAATGGAAAAACTCTGAAACATTAATTAAAAATCATCATATCATTGTATATCCGAGAATGTATGATGGTGAAAAAAAAGATCCGGAATATCTGCAGCATGAAAACATTTCTTTGATTGAAGCTCCGGTTATCGAACTTTCGGCAACAGAAATCCGAAATATGATTAAAACAGGAAAAAATGTAAGGCCTATGCTTCCTCCAGAAGTCTTTGAATATTTGGACGGGAGCAGTTTTTATAAGTAA
- a CDS encoding DUF3817 domain-containing protein, whose amino-acid sequence MNFLEKLFSKYPQERVIRWFRNICLAEAVSWFFLFSAMIWIRTDPEDIFPIVYISTIGSIHGLFFTLYLLFLPAIRKIFEWDDEDSVFSLIAAFFPFATIWIDKKLARFDRE is encoded by the coding sequence ATGAATTTCTTAGAAAAGTTATTTTCAAAATATCCACAGGAAAGAGTTATTAGATGGTTTAGGAATATCTGCCTTGCAGAAGCAGTTTCCTGGTTTTTTCTTTTTTCCGCAATGATCTGGATCCGAACAGATCCTGAGGATATTTTCCCAATTGTTTACATTAGTACGATCGGGAGTATTCACGGTTTATTTTTTACCCTTTATCTCTTATTTTTGCCAGCCATCAGAAAAATTTTTGAGTGGGATGATGAAGATAGTGTTTTTTCGCTGATTGCAGCTTTCTTTCCTTTCGCCACAATCTGGATCGATAAAAAACTTGCCCGCTTCGACAGAGAATAA
- a CDS encoding outer membrane beta-barrel family protein, whose product MKTTILIAAIFFSGLTFAQEKKQDSVKTKSIEGVTMTKQVFKKQSDRFVYDVAASPVAKGNTTFDLLKQTPLLSTTDDKTLKITGKNNALIYINGRKTNMDAESLTQFLKNTPAENIQKIEVITVPGSEFQVESSDGIINIVLKKKMSDGTSGNMRMSNSQNKYNSSNASFSVNYRKDKLGINANLSGGENINPQTYVLRNRSGNVQNESVGDIDDPNKNLGGYLNVDYQLNDKSNLALSWNSWANRSYNSTIDLLNTITRYDNNDNLLSTDYTRTKNKENARNYNNSLNLNYELKLDSLGSKFNVNAAYLNYKRFQYSDNNTMISDVAGSTSGFSRTGKKIIQDIPQVINNFSGTVDYIQKFKNDFTASIGGNFNKTKTDNDTKNYTYDYIYNDAGQLQLVNLTTDPNHFIYDESIYGAYLTLEKKFSDKFSGKIGARYEITNSLGTSDNAKQPEYQRIERNYNNFLPYLSFNYAINDKNNISYSFSSRMRRPSFWELNPVKNIITQDNYTQNNPFVKASSTYNQELTYMYKNSYFLILNHTYVKDQITQVPLQRSYIDPETNQKRVQLAYIRTNFGDKQEMSAMLGVQKSLFKQYLTLNFNAGVQHNINNGTLNTDPTTGQVFDTYINDRKSTSLVITSNNTLRLDKKKTWFLGVNFFYVDQQQIELGILKDLMSLDLSIKKNWNDWTFAVNVNDVLRTNLVEIEDFQSSGNYNYIRNDQYRRNLTVSITYNFGNQKVKKVRDIESASDAIKNRTR is encoded by the coding sequence ATGAAAACCACCATTCTAATTGCAGCTATATTTTTCAGCGGACTGACCTTCGCCCAGGAGAAAAAACAAGACAGTGTAAAAACAAAGAGTATTGAAGGTGTTACAATGACCAAACAGGTTTTTAAAAAACAAAGCGACCGTTTTGTGTATGATGTAGCAGCTTCTCCTGTAGCAAAAGGAAATACTACTTTTGATCTTCTGAAACAAACACCCCTGTTGTCTACCACCGATGACAAGACTTTAAAAATTACGGGAAAAAATAATGCACTGATTTACATCAATGGCAGGAAAACCAATATGGATGCAGAATCTTTAACACAATTTTTAAAAAATACTCCCGCAGAAAATATTCAGAAAATCGAAGTGATTACGGTTCCCGGAAGTGAATTTCAGGTAGAATCTTCCGATGGGATCATCAACATTGTTTTGAAGAAAAAGATGAGTGACGGTACCAGCGGAAACATGAGAATGTCAAACTCTCAGAATAAATACAATTCCAGCAACGCAAGCTTTTCGGTAAATTACAGAAAAGACAAGCTGGGAATCAATGCCAACTTAAGCGGCGGTGAAAACATCAATCCTCAAACGTATGTTTTAAGAAACAGATCGGGAAATGTTCAGAATGAATCGGTAGGTGATATTGATGATCCTAACAAAAATCTAGGAGGATATTTAAATGTTGATTATCAGCTGAATGATAAAAGCAATTTAGCTTTATCCTGGAATTCATGGGCAAACAGAAGCTACAATTCTACAATCGATTTGTTGAATACCATTACAAGATACGACAACAATGATAATCTGCTTTCAACAGATTATACAAGAACGAAGAATAAAGAAAACGCAAGAAACTACAATAATTCCCTTAATTTAAACTATGAACTGAAGCTTGATTCTCTGGGAAGCAAATTCAACGTAAATGCTGCCTATCTCAATTATAAGAGATTCCAATATTCTGATAACAACACGATGATTTCGGACGTTGCGGGAAGCACTTCAGGATTTTCACGGACAGGAAAGAAGATCATCCAGGATATTCCACAAGTCATTAATAATTTTTCCGGAACAGTAGATTATATTCAGAAATTCAAAAATGATTTTACGGCTTCCATTGGAGGAAATTTCAATAAGACCAAAACCGATAACGATACCAAAAACTATACTTACGATTACATTTACAATGATGCGGGACAGCTTCAGCTCGTGAATCTTACAACAGATCCCAATCATTTTATTTATGATGAGAGTATTTATGGAGCTTATCTTACTTTAGAGAAAAAATTCTCGGATAAATTCTCAGGGAAAATCGGGGCAAGATATGAAATCACCAACAGCTTAGGAACATCTGACAACGCCAAACAACCTGAATATCAAAGAATAGAAAGAAATTACAACAATTTTCTGCCTTATTTAAGCTTTAACTACGCAATTAATGACAAGAATAATATCTCGTATTCATTTTCAAGCCGAATGAGAAGGCCAAGTTTCTGGGAGCTTAATCCGGTAAAAAATATCATTACACAGGATAATTACACACAGAATAATCCTTTTGTTAAAGCATCTTCTACCTATAACCAGGAATTAACTTACATGTATAAAAACTCATATTTCCTAATCCTGAACCATACTTATGTTAAGGACCAGATCACACAGGTTCCTTTACAGAGAAGCTATATCGATCCGGAAACCAACCAGAAAAGAGTTCAGCTGGCGTATATTAGAACCAATTTCGGAGACAAGCAGGAAATGTCTGCCATGCTGGGAGTTCAGAAGTCGCTTTTCAAACAATATCTGACTCTTAATTTCAATGCGGGAGTTCAGCATAATATCAACAACGGAACTCTTAATACGGACCCTACAACCGGACAGGTTTTTGACACCTATATCAACGACAGAAAATCTACAAGTTTGGTCATCACAAGCAACAATACCCTTCGTCTTGATAAAAAGAAAACATGGTTCCTGGGAGTAAACTTCTTCTATGTAGACCAGCAGCAGATCGAGCTTGGAATCTTGAAAGACCTGATGAGCCTTGATCTCAGCATCAAGAAAAACTGGAACGACTGGACTTTTGCCGTAAATGTGAATGATGTTCTGAGAACCAACTTGGTAGAAATAGAAGATTTCCAGTCAAGCGGAAACTACAATTATATCAGAAACGACCAGTACAGAAGAAACCTTACTGTAAGCATTACGTACAATTTCGGAAATCAGAAAGTGAAAAAAGTAAGAGATATTGAAAGTGCTTCCGATGCTATTAAAAACAGAACAAGATAA
- a CDS encoding alpha/beta hydrolase: MKNCLVIFGIVFIVLCNSCQQKTVNFGNDVSFTIEKNIPYGKDSQQKMDIYSPEKHKKEKDVFIIIHGGGWRGGSKSELTAFTHKLMEKFPGTLFVNADYRLASTKHFALPNQIDDIRSITQYLDKTLPFKPRYILLGNSAGANLSMLYGYQSDRNKNIKAVVNIVGPADLNDSGFKNYDDYSFLEKHLIDSTLVPKNISLMDFGSPVHWVSKTSPPTLSFYGAYDDVVPLSQMKILDSALEQNKVYHESYEFNGNHVNWINEPTSDFLIQKIHRFLMHVDKEKTP, translated from the coding sequence ATGAAAAACTGTTTAGTCATTTTCGGCATTGTATTCATAGTACTCTGCAACAGCTGTCAACAAAAAACCGTTAATTTCGGAAATGATGTTTCTTTTACTATCGAAAAAAATATTCCGTACGGAAAAGATTCCCAACAAAAAATGGACATTTATTCTCCGGAAAAACACAAAAAAGAAAAAGATGTTTTCATCATTATCCACGGCGGAGGATGGCGCGGAGGCAGTAAATCTGAGCTCACTGCTTTTACCCACAAGCTGATGGAAAAATTTCCGGGAACTCTATTTGTAAATGCCGATTACCGACTGGCTTCCACAAAGCATTTTGCACTTCCCAACCAAATAGATGATATCCGGTCTATAACGCAGTATCTTGATAAGACATTACCATTCAAACCCAGATATATACTTTTAGGAAACAGCGCAGGAGCAAACCTTTCTATGTTATATGGCTATCAATCTGACCGGAATAAAAATATAAAAGCAGTAGTCAATATTGTCGGACCCGCAGATCTTAATGATTCCGGATTTAAAAATTACGATGATTATTCTTTCCTGGAAAAACATCTGATTGATTCAACACTTGTTCCAAAAAATATATCATTAATGGATTTTGGAAGTCCGGTACACTGGGTAAGCAAAACTTCTCCTCCTACTCTTTCTTTCTATGGAGCTTACGATGATGTTGTTCCCTTGTCACAAATGAAGATTTTAGATTCTGCATTAGAACAAAATAAAGTCTATCATGAATCGTATGAATTCAATGGAAACCATGTTAACTGGATCAATGAACCAACTTCTGATTTTCTTATTCAAAAAATACATAGGTTTTTAATGCATGTTGATAAAGAAAAAACGCCCTGA
- a CDS encoding discoidin domain-containing protein has translation MQKYLLSLMLLLGIFNLNAQQKTFCNPINIDYGYTPFEVFSKQGKHRATADPVIVNFKNKLFLFSTNQEGYWYSDDMLDWKFVKRKFLRDHKYIHDLNAPAVWAMKDTLYVFGSTWEQDFPIWKSTNPTKDDWKIAVDTLKVGAWDPAFHYDEDKNKLYLYWGSSNEWPLLGTEVKVNTLQSEGFVKPIVRLKPEDHGWERFGEYNDNVFLQPFVEGAWMTKHNGKYYMQYGAPATEFSGYSDGVYVSNKPLEGFEYQQHNPFSYKPGGFARGAGHGATFEDNYKNWWHISTIFISTKNNFERRLGIWPAGFDKDDVMYCNTAYGDYPTYLPQYAQGKDFSKGLFAGWMLLNYNKPVQVSSTLGGYHSNYAVDEDIKTYWSAKTGNSGEWFQTDLGEVSTINAIQINYADQDVEFMGKTLGKMHQYKIYGSNDGKKWNVIVDKSKNTKDVPHDYVELEKPAKARFLKMENLKMPTGKFALSGFRVFGKGAGEVPGKVQSFVPLRSDPKKYGERRSIWMKWQQNSDADGYVIYWGKSPEKLYGSIMVYGKNEYFFTGADRTDAYYFQIEAFNANGVSEKSEIFKSE, from the coding sequence ATGCAGAAGTATCTCTTGTCATTAATGCTTTTGTTGGGCATATTTAATTTGAACGCCCAGCAAAAAACATTTTGTAATCCGATCAATATCGACTATGGCTACACTCCGTTCGAAGTTTTTTCAAAACAGGGAAAACACCGAGCAACAGCCGATCCGGTAATTGTTAATTTTAAAAACAAGCTCTTTCTTTTTTCCACCAATCAGGAAGGATACTGGTACAGCGATGATATGCTCGACTGGAAGTTTGTAAAGAGAAAATTCCTGAGAGATCATAAATATATCCACGATCTGAACGCTCCCGCAGTTTGGGCAATGAAAGATACATTGTATGTTTTCGGGTCTACCTGGGAACAGGATTTCCCGATCTGGAAAAGTACCAATCCAACCAAAGACGACTGGAAAATTGCCGTTGATACTTTAAAAGTCGGAGCATGGGATCCCGCATTTCATTACGATGAAGACAAAAACAAGCTGTACTTGTATTGGGGATCAAGCAACGAATGGCCATTGTTAGGAACCGAAGTAAAAGTAAATACCCTTCAGTCGGAAGGTTTTGTAAAACCAATTGTTAGATTAAAACCAGAAGATCACGGTTGGGAAAGATTCGGGGAGTATAATGATAATGTTTTCCTGCAGCCTTTTGTGGAAGGCGCCTGGATGACGAAGCATAATGGGAAATATTATATGCAGTATGGAGCTCCGGCAACGGAATTCAGCGGATATTCGGACGGAGTATATGTGAGTAATAAACCATTGGAAGGTTTCGAATATCAGCAGCACAATCCGTTTTCTTACAAACCGGGAGGTTTTGCAAGAGGGGCAGGACACGGTGCAACGTTTGAGGATAATTATAAAAACTGGTGGCATATTTCAACCATTTTCATTTCAACCAAAAACAATTTTGAAAGACGTTTGGGAATCTGGCCTGCCGGATTTGATAAAGATGATGTAATGTATTGCAACACGGCTTACGGAGATTATCCGACGTATCTTCCGCAGTATGCACAGGGAAAAGATTTCTCCAAAGGACTTTTTGCAGGATGGATGCTACTGAATTACAATAAGCCGGTTCAGGTTTCATCCACTTTAGGCGGTTATCATTCTAATTATGCGGTGGATGAAGATATTAAAACGTACTGGAGTGCCAAAACAGGGAATTCCGGAGAGTGGTTTCAGACGGATTTAGGAGAGGTTTCTACCATCAATGCGATCCAGATCAATTACGCGGATCAGGATGTTGAATTTATGGGGAAAACGCTGGGCAAAATGCATCAGTATAAAATTTACGGTTCGAATGATGGTAAAAAATGGAATGTTATTGTTGATAAAAGCAAGAATACGAAAGATGTTCCGCATGATTATGTAGAATTGGAAAAACCTGCAAAAGCTAGATTTCTGAAAATGGAAAATCTGAAAATGCCAACTGGAAAATTTGCATTAAGCGGATTCCGAGTTTTTGGAAAAGGCGCAGGAGAAGTTCCTGGAAAAGTTCAGAGCTTTGTTCCGTTGAGATCAGATCCGAAGAAATATGGGGAAAGAAGAAGCATCTGGATGAAATGGCAGCAGAATTCCGATGCAGACGGATATGTAATTTATTGGGGAAAATCTCCCGAAAAATTATACGGAAGCATCATGGTGTACGGGAAAAATGAATATTTCTTCACCGGAGCCGACAGAACGGATGCGTATTATTTCCAGATCGAAGCTTTCAATGCGAATGGAGTTTCAGAAAAGTCGGAAATTTTTAAGTCTGAATAA
- a CDS encoding NAD(P)/FAD-dependent oxidoreductase, which produces MPTQPTQFSRKDFLKTMFLGSLMIPFLHYCSKKGKSLLLKITGTNHILGHKLWAKDFPQPTQETRTKYLVVGGGISGLSACRFFSQHQENNYLLLEMENHLGGNSSNGQNKFSKFPLGAHYLPLPNKENTEIIQFLKECKIYQGDDENGDPILDEYQMTFPQQERLFFKNSWQNDIVPQNGISTETKAEFDRFFKMMDHFQHKKDAEGKYWFAIPVHDSSREDEVLQLEKIIFRDWLKQENFTSEELLWLLDYSCRDDYGLGINYVSAWAGIHYFAGRKNNWSKKYKDQVFTWPEGNARLAKHFSKYTEGKSSSNNLVFEVKINDKNVEVLSFDNIQKKTKKIIAEKVLFATPQFVNERIFNNKKAEHFNYVPWLLTTITLQNDFGGDEELAWDNVIYGSDGLGYIYDQHQNVNQIMGEKVITYYRSFSTNDCKKARKKLYGLKEDQLKNLVLEDLKKAHPMIEDFILEMQFHKMGHAMIAPVPNQIFGNSEKAKQPIDGKVFFAHSDLSGISIFEEAFYQGWRTAKEMQQFD; this is translated from the coding sequence TTGCCAACTCAACCCACTCAATTTTCCAGAAAAGATTTCCTTAAAACCATGTTCTTGGGCAGTCTCATGATTCCTTTTTTACACTATTGCAGTAAAAAAGGCAAATCGTTATTACTTAAAATCACCGGAACCAATCATATTTTAGGGCACAAACTCTGGGCGAAGGATTTTCCTCAACCTACACAAGAAACTCGCACAAAATATCTTGTTGTCGGGGGAGGAATTTCAGGACTTTCAGCATGTAGATTTTTCAGTCAGCATCAGGAAAACAATTATCTGTTGCTCGAAATGGAAAATCATTTAGGCGGAAACTCGTCGAATGGACAGAACAAATTTTCAAAATTTCCTCTGGGAGCGCATTATTTGCCATTGCCAAATAAAGAAAATACTGAAATCATTCAATTTCTGAAAGAATGTAAAATTTACCAGGGAGATGACGAAAACGGTGATCCGATTTTAGATGAATATCAGATGACTTTTCCGCAACAGGAACGGTTGTTTTTTAAAAATTCATGGCAAAATGATATCGTTCCGCAAAACGGAATTTCCACAGAAACAAAAGCGGAATTCGACCGGTTTTTTAAAATGATGGATCACTTTCAGCATAAAAAAGATGCAGAAGGGAAATATTGGTTTGCGATTCCGGTTCACGATTCCAGTCGGGAAGATGAGGTTTTACAACTAGAGAAAATTATTTTCAGAGACTGGCTGAAACAAGAAAATTTTACATCTGAAGAATTACTCTGGCTGTTGGATTATTCCTGTCGCGATGATTACGGTTTGGGAATCAATTATGTTTCAGCTTGGGCGGGAATTCATTATTTCGCCGGAAGAAAAAATAACTGGAGCAAAAAATACAAAGATCAGGTTTTCACATGGCCGGAAGGGAATGCTCGTTTGGCAAAACATTTTTCAAAATATACAGAAGGAAAATCTTCATCGAATAATTTAGTTTTTGAGGTGAAAATTAATGATAAAAATGTTGAGGTTTTAAGTTTTGACAATATTCAGAAAAAAACAAAAAAGATCATTGCTGAAAAAGTTCTGTTCGCGACTCCGCAATTCGTCAACGAAAGAATTTTCAACAATAAAAAAGCTGAACATTTTAATTATGTTCCGTGGCTTTTAACAACGATTACTTTACAAAACGATTTCGGAGGAGATGAAGAATTGGCTTGGGATAACGTAATCTACGGTTCCGATGGTTTGGGTTATATTTACGATCAGCATCAGAATGTAAACCAGATTATGGGTGAAAAAGTGATTACCTACTACAGAAGTTTTTCTACCAATGACTGTAAAAAAGCAAGAAAAAAATTATACGGACTGAAAGAAGATCAGTTGAAAAACCTTGTTTTAGAAGATTTAAAAAAAGCCCATCCTATGATAGAAGATTTTATCCTCGAAATGCAGTTTCACAAAATGGGTCATGCCATGATTGCTCCCGTTCCGAACCAGATTTTCGGAAATTCAGAAAAAGCGAAACAGCCGATTGATGGAAAAGTTTTCTTTGCCCATTCTGATCTTTCAGGAATTTCAATTTTTGAAGAAGCTTTTTATCAGGGATGGAGAACCGCAAAAGAGATGCAGCAATTTGATTAA
- a CDS encoding polyamine aminopropyltransferase: MDKKRIPLELLLMFSVFVIATCGLIYELVAGALASYLLGDSVKQFSFIIGVYLFSMGVGSYFAKFIKGNLIDKFIEIEILVGIIGGISSVVLFILFNTLAHFEAVLYLFVFFTGCLVGVEIPLLMNILKDRVQFKDLVSNVFAFDYIGALLASILFPLVLIPQLGIVKTPLFFGLINISIAIFLCFYLKKELSKPVSLKVKSIAAFLLLVVLFIFSDKILSFSEEKLYGENVVYTKSSPYQRIVLTRNNREFRLYLNNNLQFSSVDEYRYHEALVHPAMSMAKKIDHILILGGGDGFAVREVLKYKEVKDITLVDLDGEMTNFFRNNETMRQLNQSSLSNQKLKVINKDAYIWVKENSKKYDVIIIDFPDPSNYSLGKLYSLQFYRELERLTTLDTKIVVQTTSPYFAPKSFWCIEKTINEVFPFTSAYHSYVPSFGEWGFSIASFEPINNKIYRKIPNLKFYDYNFSQLSYFTKDMKAKDIEVNRLDNQILVRYFDEEWGKVQ; this comes from the coding sequence ATGGATAAAAAGAGGATTCCTCTTGAACTGCTGCTCATGTTTTCGGTGTTTGTCATCGCAACCTGCGGACTGATCTACGAATTGGTGGCGGGAGCTTTGGCGAGCTATCTTTTGGGCGATTCCGTAAAACAGTTTTCCTTCATCATCGGAGTCTATCTTTTTTCGATGGGAGTCGGATCATATTTTGCCAAATTTATTAAAGGAAATTTAATTGATAAATTCATAGAAATTGAAATTCTGGTCGGGATCATCGGCGGAATCAGTTCTGTGGTTTTATTTATTCTGTTTAATACGTTGGCGCATTTTGAAGCCGTTCTCTACCTTTTTGTATTTTTTACAGGCTGTCTGGTCGGCGTGGAAATTCCGCTTTTAATGAATATCTTAAAAGACAGGGTTCAGTTTAAAGATCTAGTGTCAAACGTATTCGCATTTGATTATATCGGAGCATTGCTGGCTTCCATTTTATTTCCACTGGTCTTGATTCCGCAGCTAGGAATCGTAAAAACGCCTTTGTTTTTTGGCTTAATTAATATTTCAATTGCCATATTTTTATGTTTCTATCTGAAAAAGGAACTATCCAAACCGGTTTCATTAAAAGTTAAATCAATCGCAGCCTTTCTTCTGCTTGTGGTTCTCTTTATCTTTTCAGACAAAATTTTATCATTTTCAGAAGAAAAATTATATGGTGAAAATGTCGTTTACACCAAAAGTTCGCCTTACCAAAGAATCGTGTTAACCAGAAACAACCGTGAATTCAGATTATACTTGAACAATAATTTACAGTTTTCTTCAGTAGACGAATACCGTTATCACGAAGCGTTGGTTCATCCTGCGATGTCGATGGCTAAAAAGATCGATCATATTTTAATTCTCGGCGGTGGAGACGGTTTCGCCGTTCGTGAAGTTTTAAAATACAAAGAAGTAAAAGACATCACTTTGGTGGATTTGGATGGAGAAATGACAAACTTTTTCAGGAATAATGAAACCATGCGCCAGTTGAACCAAAGCTCTTTATCCAATCAAAAACTTAAAGTAATCAACAAAGACGCTTATATCTGGGTAAAAGAAAACTCTAAAAAATACGATGTTATCATTATCGATTTTCCGGATCCGTCCAATTACAGCTTAGGAAAATTATATTCCTTACAGTTTTACAGAGAACTCGAAAGACTCACTACTTTAGATACAAAAATTGTGGTACAGACTACTTCACCCTATTTTGCTCCAAAATCTTTCTGGTGTATCGAGAAAACAATTAACGAGGTCTTTCCCTTTACTTCAGCTTATCATAGCTATGTTCCGTCATTCGGAGAATGGGGGTTTTCAATAGCTTCCTTTGAACCGATCAACAATAAAATTTACCGCAAAATTCCGAATCTGAAATTTTATGATTACAATTTCTCACAGCTTTCTTACTTTACAAAAGATATGAAGGCTAAAGATATCGAAGTCAATCGATTGGATAACCAGATTTTAGTACGATATTTTGATGAAGAATGGGGTAAAGTTCAGTAG
- a CDS encoding DUF350 domain-containing protein — protein sequence MDQINFLPVINSVIYSFLGIVILLVCYLIIEKLTPEKTWHEIAHNKNTALAIIFGAFIIGISIIISAAIHG from the coding sequence ATGGATCAGATCAATTTTTTACCGGTTATCAATTCAGTTATTTATTCCTTCTTAGGAATTGTAATTTTGCTGGTTTGCTATCTAATTATTGAAAAATTAACGCCGGAAAAAACATGGCACGAAATCGCTCACAATAAAAATACGGCATTAGCTATTATTTTCGGAGCTTTCATTATCGGGATTTCAATTATCATAAGCGCAGCGATTCATGGATAA
- a CDS encoding DUF4178 domain-containing protein, producing MHYICPVCKTENTIDAEFEIIEYICKSCSNLIDISKNVSTKVVKKPIENVVLEVGQKGIIDNTEYTVTGIIIRKYGSTIFWREYYLKDKKGEDAFLSESDCHWVLLHMIDKMDVKRKSWNSIILEYGSLKLRRYETTECHIHAAAGFFDDSLDFGLSTYKEYVNGTKMISEEKSKDGIQYFFGTHISKYKVKKAFNIANLPNYTGIGIVQPFYVNVKQAINILAVSALLICLIQLYVVGTRTNALVFEQEINFADVANKEIVSKSFELSGGSAPLNVEVSSNVDNSWANVGLGLVNEKTNEIVFASKDIEEYHGYEDGESWSEGSQRESFNFCGVAPGKYHFVISAERQEPLKTSKPSRYISPDGNLSISREENGNISVTNQSTFETTSFGDAKMIKNDSVTALGQLVRKTFGKSDIDSLLNTNAQAETISATPENKSVKIKAKWLPVSFRNFVFVLLFLIALFLGIYFGKKAFERSKWFNSSNSPYTYS from the coding sequence ATGCATTACATTTGTCCCGTATGTAAAACCGAGAATACGATTGATGCAGAATTTGAAATCATTGAATATATCTGCAAATCCTGTTCAAATCTTATTGATATTTCTAAAAATGTTTCCACAAAAGTTGTTAAAAAACCCATCGAAAATGTAGTTCTGGAAGTCGGACAGAAAGGAATTATCGACAATACAGAATATACCGTTACAGGAATCATTATCCGCAAATATGGAAGCACTATTTTCTGGCGGGAATATTACTTAAAAGATAAAAAAGGAGAAGATGCTTTCCTGAGCGAAAGCGATTGTCATTGGGTTTTGCTTCACATGATTGATAAAATGGATGTGAAAAGAAAATCATGGAACAGTATCATTCTGGAATACGGTTCATTAAAATTAAGACGTTATGAAACAACTGAATGTCACATTCATGCCGCGGCAGGTTTTTTTGATGACAGTCTGGATTTCGGACTCTCAACCTATAAAGAATATGTGAATGGTACAAAGATGATTTCCGAAGAAAAATCGAAAGACGGAATTCAATATTTCTTTGGAACACATATTTCAAAATACAAAGTAAAAAAGGCTTTTAATATTGCTAATCTTCCCAATTATACGGGAATCGGAATTGTTCAGCCTTTTTACGTTAATGTAAAACAGGCGATCAATATTCTTGCTGTTTCAGCGTTGCTGATTTGTCTAATCCAGCTTTATGTGGTTGGTACTAGAACAAATGCTCTGGTTTTTGAACAGGAAATTAATTTTGCCGACGTTGCCAATAAAGAAATAGTAAGCAAAAGCTTTGAGCTATCAGGAGGCTCTGCACCATTGAACGTTGAGGTTTCTTCCAATGTCGATAATTCCTGGGCCAATGTAGGATTAGGTCTGGTGAATGAAAAAACCAACGAAATTGTGTTTGCTTCAAAAGATATCGAAGAATATCACGGTTATGAAGATGGTGAAAGCTGGAGCGAGGGAAGCCAGCGTGAGTCATTTAATTTTTGTGGTGTAGCTCCCGGAAAATATCATTTTGTAATTTCTGCAGAAAGACAGGAGCCTCTTAAAACTTCGAAGCCTTCAAGATACATATCTCCGGATGGTAATCTTTCAATATCGAGAGAAGAGAACGGAAACATCAGTGTAACCAATCAGTCTACGTTCGAAACAACATCTTTCGGAGATGCTAAAATGATTAAGAATGATTCGGTAACCGCATTAGGACAATTGGTTCGCAAGACATTTGGAAAATCGGATATTGATTCTTTATTAAACACAAATGCTCAGGCGGAAACAATATCTGCAACCCCTGAAAATAAATCCGTGAAAATTAAAGCCAAATGGCTTCCGGTTTCCTTCAGAAATTTTGTATTTGTTCTTTTATTTCTCATTGCGTTATTTCTGGGGATCTATTTCGGAAAGAAAGCATTTGAGAGATCAAAATGGTTCAACAGTTCAAATTCACCTTATACTTATTCTTAA